From a region of the Bacillus oleivorans genome:
- the uvrC gene encoding excinuclease ABC subunit UvrC, translated as MTSLQIQHKLSLLPAQPGCYLMKDRQGTVIYVGKAKLLKNRVRSYFTGSHDGKTQRLVSEIEDFEYIVTSSNIEALILELNLIKKYNPKYNVMLRDDKSYPFIKLTAERHPRLITTRKVKKDKGKYFGPYPNVQAANETKRLLDRLYPLRKCSTLPDRVCLYYHLGQCLAPCVNEVSQQTYKEMTEEITKFLNGGYKDIKKKLEAKMLEASENLDFERAKEFRDQIIHIETTMEKQKITSTDFTDRDVFGYAVDKGWMCVQVFFVRQGKLIERDVSMFPIYDEPEEEILTFLGQFYEKENHFKPKEILLPPELDAVLAGQLLEVKVVQPQRGQKKELVQLAAKNASIALKEKFALIEKNEERTVKAVENLGKVMNIYTPHRIEAFDNSNIQGTNPVSAMVVFIDGRPEKREYRKYKIKTVEGPDDYNTMREVIRRRYTRVLKEELPLPDLIIIDGGKGQIEAAKDVLENELNLFVPVAGLSKDEKHKTSQLLYGNPLQKVELSHNSQEFYLLQRIQDEVHRFAITFHREQRGKHAFQSALDDIPGVGEKRKKMLLKHFGSVKKIGEATIEELHEIGIPIQVAEALLEKLKQ; from the coding sequence ATGACTTCATTACAAATCCAGCATAAATTATCACTTTTGCCTGCACAGCCAGGCTGTTACTTAATGAAAGACCGTCAGGGTACGGTTATTTATGTTGGAAAAGCTAAACTTTTAAAAAATAGGGTTCGTTCTTATTTTACCGGATCGCACGACGGAAAAACACAACGACTTGTAAGTGAGATTGAGGATTTTGAATATATTGTCACATCTTCTAATATCGAAGCTCTTATTTTAGAGCTGAACTTAATTAAAAAATATAACCCTAAATATAATGTGATGCTGCGCGATGACAAAAGCTATCCATTTATTAAGCTGACAGCAGAACGGCATCCAAGACTTATAACTACTCGTAAAGTTAAAAAGGATAAGGGAAAGTACTTTGGCCCCTACCCAAACGTTCAGGCTGCTAATGAAACGAAACGATTGCTAGACAGACTGTATCCGCTTCGCAAATGCTCTACTCTCCCAGATCGAGTATGTCTTTATTATCATTTAGGCCAATGCCTAGCCCCTTGTGTAAATGAGGTTAGCCAGCAAACCTACAAAGAAATGACAGAGGAAATCACAAAATTTCTAAACGGCGGCTATAAGGATATTAAAAAGAAGCTAGAGGCAAAAATGCTAGAGGCTTCTGAAAATCTTGATTTTGAAAGAGCAAAGGAATTTAGGGATCAGATTATTCATATTGAAACAACGATGGAAAAGCAAAAAATCACCTCAACCGATTTTACCGATCGGGATGTGTTTGGATATGCTGTTGATAAAGGCTGGATGTGTGTGCAAGTCTTTTTTGTCCGGCAGGGAAAGCTAATCGAAAGAGATGTATCCATGTTTCCGATTTATGATGAACCTGAAGAGGAAATCCTTACGTTTCTTGGCCAGTTTTATGAAAAAGAGAATCACTTTAAGCCAAAAGAGATCTTGCTTCCGCCTGAATTAGATGCGGTGTTAGCTGGACAATTGTTAGAAGTCAAAGTTGTTCAGCCGCAAAGGGGTCAGAAAAAAGAATTGGTCCAGCTAGCAGCGAAAAATGCTTCGATTGCTCTAAAAGAAAAGTTTGCTTTAATCGAAAAAAATGAAGAAAGAACAGTTAAGGCAGTCGAAAATTTAGGAAAAGTGATGAATATCTATACTCCTCACCGAATTGAGGCCTTTGATAACTCTAATATTCAAGGGACGAACCCCGTATCTGCGATGGTTGTATTTATTGATGGCAGGCCAGAGAAAAGGGAATACCGGAAATATAAGATTAAAACCGTCGAAGGACCGGACGATTATAATACAATGCGGGAAGTAATCCGGCGTCGTTATACACGTGTTTTAAAAGAGGAATTGCCTCTCCCTGATCTTATTATTATTGACGGCGGGAAGGGGCAAATTGAAGCGGCAAAGGATGTTCTTGAAAATGAATTGAACCTTTTTGTTCCGGTAGCCGGACTTTCGAAAGATGAGAAACATAAAACATCCCAGCTGCTTTATGGAAACCCATTGCAAAAAGTAGAGCTCTCTCATAATTCACAGGAATTTTATTTGCTGCAGCGCATTCAGGATGAAGTTCACCGGTTTGCGATTACGTTCCACCGCGAGCAGAGAGGAAAACATGCCTTTCAATCTGCCCTCGATGATATTCCTGGTGTAGGTGAAAAGCGAAAGAAAATGCTGTTAAAACATTTTGGGTCTGTTAAAAAAATTGGAGAAGCTACTATAGAGGAACTGCATGAAATTGGAATTCCGATCCAAGTGGCAGAAGCCCTTTTAGAAAAATTAAAACAATAG
- a CDS encoding aspartate kinase has translation MGLIVQKFGGTSVATTERIRNVGHRVLEEVNKGHQAVVVVSAMGKTTDQLVSLANDLSAYPSKREMDMLLATGEQVTISLLSIALQEMGHQAVSLTGWQAGIQTEKVFSNARITDIDASKIQSLLNENQIVIVAGFQGVSSDGEITTLGRGGSDTTAVALAAALGADRCDIYTDVTGVYTSDPRYVKDARKLDRISYEEMLELAHLGAGVLHPRAVEFAKNYQIPLEVRSSMERERGTIIEEEAQMENGLVVRGVAFEKNVTRMTLFGLDNSHATLSKVFRSLAENHINVDIIIQANTGEKKSSLSFTIHDEDVQNTLSVLEKYSNEIGFDKVESETGLAKVSIVGAGMISNPGVAARMFEVIEGIDAAIKMVSTSEIKVSAVIEQEKMLDAANALHAAFKLGEVAATSVN, from the coding sequence GTGGGACTAATCGTTCAGAAATTTGGCGGAACATCTGTTGCAACAACAGAAAGAATAAGAAATGTGGGACATCGTGTATTAGAAGAGGTAAATAAGGGTCATCAGGCTGTAGTCGTTGTATCAGCTATGGGGAAAACAACTGACCAGCTCGTTAGCTTAGCAAACGATTTATCCGCATATCCTTCAAAACGGGAGATGGATATGCTATTAGCAACAGGTGAACAAGTGACCATTTCCCTGCTATCGATTGCTCTGCAGGAGATGGGACATCAGGCTGTATCACTTACAGGCTGGCAAGCAGGTATTCAAACTGAAAAGGTGTTTTCAAATGCTCGGATTACGGATATTGATGCTTCGAAAATTCAAAGTCTCTTAAACGAAAATCAAATCGTCATTGTCGCTGGATTCCAAGGGGTTTCGAGTGATGGTGAAATAACGACCCTAGGCAGGGGTGGCTCTGATACAACAGCTGTTGCATTGGCTGCTGCATTAGGAGCAGACCGATGTGATATTTACACGGACGTTACGGGCGTATACACTTCCGATCCCAGATATGTAAAGGACGCCCGTAAACTGGATCGTATTTCCTATGAAGAGATGCTCGAGCTCGCCCATTTGGGCGCGGGAGTTTTGCATCCTAGAGCAGTTGAATTTGCGAAAAACTATCAAATTCCGTTAGAGGTTCGTTCAAGTATGGAACGAGAAAGAGGAACAATCATTGAGGAGGAAGCTCAGATGGAGAATGGTTTAGTAGTACGGGGAGTGGCATTTGAAAAAAATGTGACGAGAATGACTCTCTTTGGATTAGATAATTCACATGCCACTTTATCTAAGGTTTTTAGAAGCTTAGCGGAAAATCATATTAATGTTGATATTATTATTCAGGCCAATACAGGAGAAAAGAAGAGCAGTCTGTCCTTTACGATTCATGATGAGGATGTTCAGAATACATTGTCTGTCCTGGAAAAATACAGCAATGAAATTGGGTTTGATAAGGTGGAATCAGAAACTGGATTGGCGAAGGTCTCTATTGTAGGGGCAGGAATGATTTCTAATCCGGGAGTAGCCGCTCGAATGTTTGAAGTCATTGAAGGTATTGATGCTGCGATCAAGATGGTTAGTACCTCAGAAATTAAAGTATCGGCTGTTATCGAACAGGAAAAAATGTTAGATGCGGCCAATGCGTTGCATGCAGCTTTTAAATTAGGTGAAGTTGCTGCTACATCCGTTAATTAA
- a CDS encoding YslB family protein, producing MEQIQFLEKIAEQNVPASSIMLMREWVIPELLRNHSDSVLYWSGKKLARSFPCQTIDDIALFFDRVGFGTLTILSEKSEKLEFQLSGEIVSLRFDLNSEPSYFLEAGFLAEQIQTQKQVICESVFQTKKRGKIVIFTVQWDQKDSI from the coding sequence ATGGAGCAAATACAATTTTTGGAAAAAATAGCTGAACAGAATGTTCCCGCCTCTAGCATTATGCTGATGAGAGAATGGGTCATCCCAGAGCTATTACGTAATCATTCAGACTCTGTTTTATATTGGTCCGGAAAGAAGTTAGCACGAAGCTTTCCCTGCCAAACCATAGATGATATCGCCTTATTCTTTGACAGAGTAGGATTTGGCACATTAACTATTCTTTCGGAAAAAAGTGAAAAGCTGGAATTTCAGCTGAGTGGTGAAATTGTCTCATTAAGGTTTGACCTTAATTCAGAACCATCTTACTTCTTGGAAGCTGGTTTCCTTGCAGAACAAATTCAGACTCAAAAACAGGTGATTTGCGAGTCCGTGTTTCAAACAAAAAAACGCGGAAAAATCGTTATCTTTACAGTTCAATGGGACCAAAAGGATTCAATTTAA
- a CDS encoding succinate dehydrogenase cytochrome b558 subunit: protein MANNREFLNRRLHSLLGVIPIGIFLIQHLVVNQFATRGEEAFNQAAHFMESLPFRIALEIFVIYLPLLFHAIYGIYIAFTAKNNISRLGFFRNWMFLLQRVTGIITLIFIVWHVWETRVQAAFGAQVNFDMMENILSNPFMFWFYVVGVISAIFHFANGLWSFCVSWGLTVTPRSQQITTYVTLIIFVALSYVAVNTLTAFIS, encoded by the coding sequence ATGGCAAATAATCGCGAGTTTCTAAATCGCAGATTACACTCGCTATTGGGTGTCATTCCAATAGGGATCTTTTTAATCCAACATTTGGTTGTCAATCAATTTGCTACACGTGGGGAAGAAGCGTTTAATCAGGCTGCACATTTTATGGAAAGCCTGCCTTTCCGGATTGCTCTTGAAATCTTTGTGATTTATCTTCCACTGTTATTCCATGCTATTTATGGAATCTATATTGCATTTACAGCCAAAAACAACATTAGCCGATTAGGGTTTTTCCGAAACTGGATGTTTTTACTGCAGCGTGTCACTGGAATTATTACGCTTATTTTCATTGTATGGCACGTGTGGGAAACACGTGTTCAAGCTGCTTTTGGAGCACAAGTAAACTTTGACATGATGGAAAACATATTATCGAATCCATTTATGTTCTGGTTCTATGTTGTCGGTGTTATTTCTGCTATTTTCCACTTTGCGAATGGCCTTTGGTCTTTCTGTGTAAGCTGGGGACTTACAGTTACACCACGTTCACAACAGATTACTACATATGTGACTTTAATTATCTTTGTCGCCCTTTCATATGTAGCAGTAAACACACTAACAGCATTTATTTCTTAA
- the sdhA gene encoding succinate dehydrogenase flavoprotein subunit — protein sequence MSNGKIIVVGGGLAGLMATIKIAETGTPVDLFSLVPVKRSHSVCAQGGINGAVNTKGEGDSPWIHFDDTIYGGDFLANQPPVKAMCEAAPGIIHLFDRMGVMFNRTPEGLLDFRRFGGTQHHRTAYAGATTGQQLLYALDEQVRRHEVAGLVTKYEGWEFLGTVLDDDGRARGIVGQDLRSMDIKAFPADAVIMATGGPGIIFGKSTNSIINTGSAASIVYQQGAYYANGEFIQIHPTAIPGDDKLRLMSESARGEGGRVWTYKDGKPWYFLEEKYPAYGNLVPRDIATREIFHVCVDEKLGINGENMVYLDLSHKDSKELDVKLGGIIEIYEKFMGEDPRKVPMKIFPAVHYSMGGLWVDYNQQTNIPGLFAAGECDYSQHGANRLGANSLLSAIYGGMVAGPKAVEYMKGLDQSTDGLSSNLFDSAVKKEEEKWESIMAMDGTENAYVLHKELGEWMTDNVTVVRFNDKLLKTDEKIQELLERYQNINVNDTARWSNQGATFTRQLQNMLQLARVITIGAYNRNESRGAHYKPDFPDRNDDQWMKTTMAKFVGENEAPQFHYEDIDVSLIKPRVRDYSKKKGE from the coding sequence ATGAGTAACGGCAAAATAATTGTTGTCGGCGGGGGTCTCGCAGGACTCATGGCAACAATTAAAATCGCAGAAACTGGTACACCCGTAGATCTTTTCTCCCTTGTTCCTGTAAAACGCTCTCACTCTGTATGTGCACAAGGCGGAATTAATGGAGCGGTCAATACAAAAGGGGAAGGAGATTCTCCTTGGATTCACTTTGACGATACGATTTACGGCGGTGACTTTTTAGCTAATCAGCCGCCTGTAAAAGCTATGTGTGAAGCGGCACCAGGAATTATTCACTTATTTGACCGGATGGGTGTTATGTTTAACCGTACACCTGAGGGATTATTAGATTTCCGTCGTTTTGGCGGAACACAGCATCACCGTACTGCTTACGCTGGTGCTACAACAGGACAACAATTGCTTTATGCATTAGATGAACAGGTTCGTCGCCATGAAGTAGCCGGTTTAGTAACCAAGTATGAAGGCTGGGAATTTTTAGGTACAGTCCTTGATGATGATGGCCGAGCCCGCGGTATTGTTGGTCAAGATCTAAGATCTATGGACATCAAAGCATTCCCTGCGGATGCTGTTATTATGGCAACTGGGGGACCTGGAATTATCTTTGGTAAATCCACAAACTCTATTATCAATACAGGTTCCGCTGCTTCTATTGTATATCAGCAAGGAGCATATTATGCGAACGGAGAGTTCATCCAAATTCACCCTACAGCGATTCCTGGTGATGATAAACTTCGTCTTATGAGTGAATCTGCCCGTGGGGAAGGCGGACGTGTTTGGACTTATAAAGACGGTAAGCCTTGGTACTTCCTAGAAGAGAAATACCCTGCTTACGGAAACTTAGTTCCACGTGATATCGCAACACGTGAAATTTTCCACGTGTGTGTCGATGAAAAGCTTGGAATTAACGGCGAAAACATGGTTTACCTTGATCTTTCTCATAAAGATTCTAAAGAATTAGATGTTAAGCTTGGCGGAATTATCGAAATCTATGAAAAGTTCATGGGTGAAGATCCGCGTAAAGTACCGATGAAAATCTTCCCTGCTGTTCACTATTCAATGGGTGGACTTTGGGTTGACTATAATCAACAAACGAACATTCCAGGCCTATTTGCTGCTGGTGAATGTGATTACTCTCAGCACGGTGCGAACCGCCTTGGAGCTAACTCGCTTCTATCTGCGATTTACGGCGGAATGGTTGCTGGACCGAAAGCGGTTGAATATATGAAAGGTCTTGATCAATCTACAGATGGTCTTTCTTCGAATCTTTTTGACTCAGCTGTTAAGAAGGAAGAAGAAAAATGGGAAAGTATCATGGCAATGGACGGTACGGAAAATGCTTACGTTCTTCACAAAGAACTTGGTGAATGGATGACTGATAACGTAACCGTTGTTCGCTTCAATGATAAACTTCTAAAAACAGATGAGAAGATCCAAGAGCTTTTAGAACGTTATCAAAATATTAACGTAAACGATACAGCACGCTGGAGCAACCAAGGGGCTACATTTACTCGCCAGCTTCAAAACATGCTGCAATTAGCACGTGTTATTACAATTGGTGCATATAACCGTAATGAAAGCCGTGGCGCCCACTACAAACCAGACTTCCCAGATCGTAATGATGATCAATGGATGAAAACAACGATGGCGAAGTTTGTTGGGGAAAATGAAGCACCTCAATTCCACTATGAAGATATAGATGTTTCATTAATTAAGCCGCGTGTTCGTGACTATTCAAAAAAGAAAGGGGAATAA
- the sdhB gene encoding succinate dehydrogenase iron-sulfur subunit, translated as MATETQTKTVRFIITRQDNPNATPYQEEFELDYRPNMNVISALMEIRRNPVNTKGEKVAPVTWEMNCLEEVCGACSMVINGKPRQSCTALVDQLEQPIRLEPMRTFPVVRDLQVDRSRMFDSLKKVKAWIPIDGTYDLGPGPRMPERKRQWAYELSKCMTCGVCLEACPNVNSNSNFIGPAPLSQVRLFNAHPTGAMNKAERLDAIMGDGGLANCGNSQNCVQSCPKGIPLTTSIAALNRDTTVQMFRNFFGSDQI; from the coding sequence ATGGCTACAGAGACTCAAACTAAAACCGTACGCTTTATCATAACTCGACAAGACAATCCAAATGCCACCCCTTATCAAGAAGAATTTGAATTAGACTATAGACCGAATATGAACGTTATTTCCGCTCTCATGGAGATCAGACGGAACCCTGTTAACACAAAAGGTGAAAAAGTTGCTCCTGTTACTTGGGAAATGAACTGTTTAGAAGAGGTTTGTGGCGCTTGTTCAATGGTGATTAACGGAAAACCTCGTCAATCTTGTACAGCTCTCGTTGATCAATTAGAACAGCCAATTCGCTTAGAACCAATGAGAACATTCCCGGTTGTACGTGACCTTCAAGTCGACCGCAGCCGTATGTTCGATTCCTTGAAAAAGGTAAAAGCTTGGATTCCAATCGACGGAACTTACGATCTAGGTCCTGGACCACGTATGCCAGAAAGAAAACGTCAATGGGCGTATGAACTTTCTAAATGTATGACATGTGGTGTTTGCTTAGAAGCATGTCCAAATGTAAACAGCAATTCCAACTTCATTGGACCTGCACCACTTTCTCAAGTTCGTCTATTTAATGCTCATCCAACAGGTGCGATGAACAAAGCAGAAAGATTAGATGCAATAATGGGAGATGGCGGGCTTGCCAATTGCGGTAACTCGCAAAACTGTGTGCAATCCTGTCCAAAAGGTATTCCATTAACAACTTCAATCGCTGCATTAAACCGTGACACTACGGTGCAAATGTTCCGTAACTTCTTCGGAAGCGATCAAATTTAA
- a CDS encoding acyl-CoA thioesterase — protein sequence MKNISYIKDFAKWKEGFSFYQEITVRFSETDMYGHLNNTVPFTYYEVARIEFFKHLGFMNSWLNPNGEKIPVVADLQCDFWKQVYFGETLRIFVKVHHVGTSSLDLHYLAVNVKDEPVFTGRGAAVQISKVTGKSVPWTDEEKEEWSRCMYLE from the coding sequence ATGAAAAATATTTCTTATATAAAAGATTTCGCTAAATGGAAAGAAGGATTTTCTTTTTACCAGGAAATAACGGTTCGTTTTTCGGAAACAGATATGTATGGACATTTGAACAATACTGTTCCTTTTACATATTATGAAGTAGCGAGAATTGAATTTTTTAAACATTTAGGATTCATGAATAGCTGGCTGAATCCTAACGGCGAAAAGATCCCGGTAGTTGCTGATTTGCAATGCGATTTTTGGAAGCAGGTCTATTTTGGGGAAACCCTTCGAATTTTTGTTAAGGTCCATCATGTGGGTACATCATCACTAGACTTACATTACCTGGCAGTCAATGTGAAGGACGAACCTGTGTTTACTGGGAGAGGAGCCGCTGTACAAATTTCAAAAGTAACAGGAAAAAGCGTCCCTTGGACAGACGAGGAAAAAGAGGAATGGAGCCGTTGTATGTATTTAGAATAG
- the gerE gene encoding spore germination transcription factor GerE — protein MKEKEYNHKPLLTKREREVFELLVQDKTTKEIASELFISEKTVRNHISNAMQKLGVKGRSQAVVELLRMGELKL, from the coding sequence TTGAAGGAGAAGGAATACAATCATAAGCCGTTACTCACAAAGAGAGAGAGAGAAGTATTCGAGCTGTTAGTTCAGGATAAAACAACAAAAGAAATAGCCAGTGAGCTATTTATCAGTGAAAAAACGGTTCGGAACCATATTTCCAATGCCATGCAAAAGCTCGGTGTCAAGGGGCGGTCACAAGCAGTCGTTGAGCTTTTACGCATGGGAGAATTGAAATTATAA
- a CDS encoding MarR family winged helix-turn-helix transcriptional regulator, translating into MEKQARVIDKSIVASIEKELRFISGITKQKGREILSNYTITPPQFVALQWLRELGDMTIGDLSNKMYLAFSTTTDLVDRMEKNQLVVRVKDPNDRRVVRIHLLEEGERIIDEVIKKRQQYLEGIMYNFSDEEIDLLNTLLKKLLQEMKKD; encoded by the coding sequence ATGGAAAAACAAGCACGAGTAATAGACAAATCAATTGTAGCTTCAATCGAGAAAGAATTACGTTTTATTTCAGGAATTACGAAACAAAAAGGCCGTGAAATTCTAAGTAACTATACAATTACTCCCCCGCAATTTGTGGCACTTCAATGGTTAAGAGAATTAGGGGACATGACAATTGGAGATTTATCCAATAAAATGTACCTAGCCTTTAGTACCACTACAGATCTTGTAGATCGGATGGAGAAAAATCAATTGGTAGTGCGCGTAAAAGACCCTAACGACCGGCGCGTAGTTCGCATTCATTTATTAGAAGAAGGCGAACGGATTATTGATGAAGTAATTAAAAAACGACAACAATATCTTGAAGGAATCATGTATAATTTTAGCGATGAAGAAATCGATCTATTAAATACGCTCTTAAAAAAACTTCTTCAAGAAATGAAAAAAGATTGA
- the racE gene encoding glutamate racemase yields MKQPIGIMDSGVGGLTVVKEVMRQLPNEQVIYIGDTARCPYGPRTKDEVRAFTWQMTRFLLEQNVKMLVIACNTATAVTLSEIRSALKIPVLGVIHPGARAAIKTTQNNQIGVIGTEGTIRSEAYVKALMSINRHVHVKGLACPKFVPLVESGEFKGPFAEKIVEESLSRFKGNGIDTLILGCTHYPLLEETISRYLGPDVQIISSGEETAREMSTILYFQDLLNSSSERPTHQFYTTGSSGLFSQIACDWLDLSSIQVESISLRNY; encoded by the coding sequence TTGAAGCAACCTATTGGCATCATGGATTCGGGAGTAGGCGGTTTGACGGTTGTCAAAGAAGTTATGCGCCAGCTTCCAAACGAACAGGTGATTTACATAGGGGATACGGCTAGATGTCCTTATGGACCAAGAACTAAGGATGAAGTTCGTGCCTTTACTTGGCAGATGACAAGATTTCTTTTAGAACAAAATGTAAAAATGCTAGTCATTGCCTGTAATACAGCTACAGCTGTGACCCTATCGGAAATCCGGTCAGCATTAAAAATTCCAGTTCTCGGTGTTATTCATCCAGGCGCAAGGGCTGCGATTAAAACGACGCAAAACAATCAAATTGGTGTAATTGGGACAGAAGGAACAATTCGAAGTGAAGCCTATGTAAAAGCCCTCATGTCTATTAATCGGCATGTACATGTAAAAGGTTTAGCTTGTCCAAAATTTGTTCCACTTGTTGAAAGTGGAGAATTTAAAGGACCATTTGCAGAAAAAATTGTGGAAGAGTCTCTTTCCCGATTTAAAGGAAATGGAATTGATACTTTAATTCTGGGATGTACTCATTATCCGTTATTAGAAGAAACGATTTCCCGCTACTTAGGGCCAGATGTACAGATTATAAGCTCAGGTGAGGAAACGGCAAGAGAAATGAGCACTATTTTATATTTTCAGGACTTATTAAATTCTTCTTCTGAGAGACCCACTCATCAATTTTATACGACTGGTTCTTCAGGCCTATTTTCACAAATTGCGTGTGACTGGCTAGATTTAAGTTCAATACAGGTAGAAAGTATATCTTTAAGAAACTATTAA
- a CDS encoding GerMN domain-containing protein, producing MSKFGKKSVTALLLTSAVTLAGCGWLGGEEKENIDPPADVTMVEEGENLDDLEQDQTADASDNPQVLYLIDENGFVVPQTLALPFPDDLAVAKQALQYLVQDGPVSQLLPDGFRAVLPAGTEVDLDIKEDGTAVVDFSEEFTTYNSEDETRILQAVTWTLTEFDTIDRVQFRVSGHDQTVMPVNGTPIGETASRSDGINYDTSGIMDITNTRPVTVYFIHQDDDSKYYVPVTKRVSNQVDNEIEAVVHALVEGPSLTSGLLPGLNPNVALIEDPTVENGQVTLNFNDGILGSFSSMIITEDTLNSLVLSITEQPEVESVSILVNGETEAVTEDGESLAEPVTRPENVNTGSF from the coding sequence ATGTCTAAGTTCGGAAAAAAATCAGTGACCGCCCTTTTATTAACTTCGGCAGTAACACTTGCAGGCTGTGGTTGGCTGGGGGGAGAGGAGAAGGAAAATATAGATCCGCCCGCTGATGTAACCATGGTTGAGGAGGGGGAAAATTTAGACGATTTAGAACAGGACCAAACGGCTGATGCATCGGATAATCCACAAGTTCTCTATTTAATAGATGAAAATGGATTTGTCGTTCCGCAAACGTTAGCTCTTCCATTCCCAGATGACTTAGCTGTCGCAAAGCAAGCACTTCAATATTTAGTTCAAGATGGGCCGGTTTCACAGCTTCTGCCTGATGGTTTCAGAGCTGTTCTGCCTGCCGGTACTGAGGTCGATTTAGATATTAAAGAAGATGGAACAGCTGTGGTCGACTTCTCAGAAGAATTTACAACTTATAATTCTGAAGATGAGACAAGAATCTTACAGGCTGTGACATGGACACTTACCGAATTTGATACAATCGATCGAGTTCAATTTCGGGTAAGTGGCCATGACCAAACCGTTATGCCTGTGAATGGAACCCCAATTGGTGAGACTGCTTCAAGAAGTGACGGTATTAACTATGATACTTCAGGTATTATGGACATTACAAATACTCGTCCTGTAACAGTATATTTCATTCACCAAGATGATGACTCTAAGTACTATGTTCCTGTCACAAAACGAGTAAGCAATCAGGTCGATAATGAGATTGAAGCCGTTGTTCATGCACTTGTAGAAGGGCCTTCCTTAACAAGCGGCTTATTGCCAGGACTTAACCCTAATGTAGCATTAATAGAAGACCCAACAGTTGAGAATGGTCAAGTAACTCTGAATTTCAATGATGGGATTCTTGGCAGCTTTTCAAGTATGATTATTACAGAAGATACGCTTAATTCTCTTGTTTTATCGATTACTGAACAGCCAGAGGTTGAGAGTGTGTCGATTCTTGTAAATGGTGAAACAGAAGCAGTTACTGAGGATGGGGAATCTTTAGCAGAGCCAGTAACCCGTCCAGAAAATGTGAACACAGGTAGTTTTTAA
- the rph gene encoding ribonuclease PH, producing the protein MRNDGRTPLDLRPIHIETNFVKHPEGSVLISIGDTKVICTASLEDRVPPFLRGEGKGWVTAEYSMLPRATEQRNIRESSKGKVSGRTMEIQRLIGRALRAVVDLEVMGEKTLWIDCDVIQADGGTRTASITGAFVAMVLAFDKVNQQSKFSSFPVKNYLAATSVGINKDNGIILDLNYEEDSSALVDLNVVMTGKGEYVEIQGTGEEATFSHGQLIEMLDVAKSGILSIIEAQKKALGDLSNRINSGD; encoded by the coding sequence GTGCGTAACGATGGTCGGACCCCGTTAGATTTAAGACCCATACATATTGAAACAAATTTTGTAAAACATCCAGAAGGATCTGTCCTTATCTCGATTGGCGACACGAAAGTGATTTGTACGGCCAGCCTTGAAGATCGAGTTCCTCCTTTTTTACGGGGAGAAGGCAAAGGATGGGTTACAGCCGAATATTCCATGCTGCCAAGAGCCACTGAACAACGTAATATCCGTGAATCTTCTAAAGGTAAAGTTTCCGGCAGAACAATGGAAATTCAACGTCTGATCGGAAGGGCATTACGAGCCGTTGTAGACCTTGAAGTAATGGGTGAAAAGACATTATGGATCGATTGTGATGTGATTCAGGCAGACGGCGGGACAAGAACAGCTTCTATAACAGGAGCATTTGTGGCAATGGTTTTAGCCTTTGACAAAGTCAATCAGCAGTCTAAATTTTCAAGCTTCCCTGTTAAAAACTATTTGGCGGCAACCAGTGTAGGGATCAATAAAGATAATGGAATCATTTTGGATTTAAATTATGAGGAAGATTCTAGCGCATTAGTCGATTTAAATGTAGTGATGACTGGTAAGGGAGAATACGTTGAAATTCAAGGAACAGGCGAAGAAGCTACCTTTTCCCATGGCCAGCTCATTGAAATGCTAGATGTGGCTAAAAGCGGAATTCTGTCTATAATTGAAGCGCAAAAGAAGGCACTAGGCGATCTTTCAAATCGAATAAATTCGGGTGATTAG